In Ischnura elegans chromosome 6, ioIscEleg1.1, whole genome shotgun sequence, one genomic interval encodes:
- the LOC124160322 gene encoding cuticle protein 7-like, giving the protein MHITQIAVLFAAVACAAAVPGHYGGEGHHVDYYAHPKYNFDYGVSDHKTGDQKNQWETRDGDVVKGAYSLHEADGTVRVVEYTADKHNGFNAVVKRQGKAVHPQHYHVAPHHGGYGGAFAGGYGGGHGGHASSHANGNLYAYAHHGGHHY; this is encoded by the exons ATGCATATCACCCAG ATAGCCGTATTGTTCGCCGCCGTGGCTTGTGCTGCTGCAGTCCCTGGCCACTATGGTGGTGAAGGCCATCATGTCGACTACTAC GCTCATCctaagtacaacttcgactatgGCGTGAGCGACCACAAGACCGGTGATCAGAAGaaccagtgggagacgagggacggagATGTAGTCAAGGGTGcttacagcctccacgaagctgACGGCAcagtcagggtggtcgagtacaccgctgacaagcacaacggattcaacgccgtcgtcaagcgACAGGGCAAGGCCGTGCACCCTCAGCATTACCACGTGGCCCCACACCACGGAGGATACGGAGGTGCATTCGCTGGAGGATATGGCGGTGGCCACGGAGGACATGCGTCATCCCATGCTAACGGAAACCTCTACGCCTACGCTCACCACGGCGGACACCACTACTAA